One window from the genome of Helicoverpa armigera isolate CAAS_96S chromosome 4, ASM3070526v1, whole genome shotgun sequence encodes:
- the LOC110370465 gene encoding protein Spindly, whose translation MDYSTISNKTNYTEAEELTNGELSERYYLLKKQYDNLSSSYEATKQELHDARRSYQTALDVQRHLTAELESYQADDARRKNDLTSRITSLQEEISELREERTEITERHAVEIKKFETQIRNLKEEQSLKVRESPERDNSELEEARRTVNSALSDAAASKEALEEAKMEIASWRMKAEEMISEMAEMRVAADLRREELRAANEREATALAELAEAKAMLHQCTDTQQDLQPHAAKGNSIFAEVEDKRQEMVKSLTQMKQTNSRLRRELANKQAEVDALLHEKQTVWEQQAGAAAHYDRELIESYEERITQLEGACEKQRRELARWFSKPCDHNVNDWLPAVLEHLKSECEQLRADVLSRGAAQLASAAQVRELRRKLALLTANSTKLSPASKPDTSGEDNKIDIGMPRVPVQVRSKANVDDVKKKVSFN comes from the exons ATGGATTACTCCACAATCAGTAACAAGACCAACTATACAGAAGCAGAAGAATTAACAAATGGTGAGCTAAGTGAGCGTTATTATTTACTCAAGAAACAATACGATAACTTATCAAGCAGCTATGAGGCAACGAAACAAGAACTACACGATGCTAGAAGAAGTTACCAAACTGCCTTGGACGTTCAGAGACATTTGACCGCAGAATTAGAAAGTTATCAGGCTGACGATGCTCGTCGAAAAAACGATCTAACTTCACGTATAACTTCGTTGCAAGAAGAGATATCCGAGTTGAGAGAAGAGCGGACAGAAATCACTGAACGACATGCGGTGGAAATTAAAAAGTTCGAAACACAAATTCGGAATTTGAAAGAGGAGCAGTCGTTGAAAGTGCGTGAAAGTCCTGAGCGTGATAATTCGGAGTTGGAAGAGGCTCGAAGGACTGTGAACAGCGCTTTATCTGATGCTGCTGCATCGAAGGAGGCTCTTGAAGAAGCGAAGATGGAGATTGCCTCATGGCGGATGAAAGCTGAGGAGATGATATCGGAAATGGCGGAGATGCGTGTGGCGGCAGATTTGCGTAGGGAGGAGCTCAGGGCGGCTAATGAGCGGGAAGCTACTGCGCTTGCTGAGCTTGCTGAAGCCAAAGCCATGCTGCATCAATGCACAGACACCCAACAGGACTTGCAACCACATg cTGCAAAGGGCAATTCCATATTTGCTGAAGTTGAGGACAAGAGGCAGGAAATGGTCAAGAGTCTCACACAAATGAAACAAACTAATTCTAGG ttaAGACGAGAGCTGGCCAACAAGCAAGCTGAGGTAGATGCCTTACTGCATGAGAAGCAGACTGTGTGGGAGCAGCAGGCAGGGGCTGCAGCTCATTATGACAGAGAACTTATAG AAAGCTACGAGGAGCGCATCACGCAGCTAGAAGGCGCGTGTGAGAAGCAGCGACGGGAGTTAGCGCGTTGGTTCAGCAAGCCCTGCGACCACAACGTCAACGACTGGCTGCCTGCTGTGCTTGAACATTTGAA ATCAGAATGCGAGCAACTAAGAGCCGACGTACTATCGCGAGGTGCAGCTCAGCTCGCCAGCGCCGCCCAAGTGAGGGAACTGAGAAGAAAACTAGCTTTACTCACAGCAAACTCCACAAAACTGTCCCCTGCGAGCAAACCTGATACTAGTGGGGAAGATAATAAGATCGATATTGGAATGCCAAGAGTTCCTGTCCAAGTAAGAAGTAAAGCTAATGTTGATGATGTTAAGAAGAAAGTGTCTTTTAATTAG
- the LOC135116756 gene encoding uncharacterized protein LOC135116756: MAAVVALCFRCGQPGHKAVACSAAPHCTACAAAGKPAEHRAGSKSCAPPAKTKSKGKGRPSVAATTTTSAVATTAAPAAAAASNAAAAVNAVATAAVAAPVSASQEEEDVMEC; this comes from the exons atggcGGCAGTTGT cgccctctgcttccgctgcggtcagcccggaCACAAGGCCGTGGCTTGTAGCGCCGCGCCGCACTGCACTGCGTGCGCGGCGGCTGGCAAGCCGGCCGAACACCGGGCGGGGAGCAAGTCCTGTGCCCCACCCGCCAAGACCAAGAGTAAGGGCAAGGGCCggccgtccgtcgccgccaccaccaccacctccgcagtggccacaaccgcagctcctgcggccgccgccgcctccaacgctgccgccgctgtcaaCGCCGTCGCCACTGCTGCTGTCGCGGCGCCCGTGTCTGCGTCTCaagaggaggaagacgtgatggagTGCTAG
- the LOC126055924 gene encoding uncharacterized protein LOC126055924 — MGAAQSVRATAFQRPKSTSTESFIDDEPDDHHISISNKMVERLVEDATLSGSTTVTSQPSPRGDFRDKIYIEKLKCMDESHSEITGITLEDLNAIANRIDMRTANMVSVEPVCAECKQRVIDCYNENKNGADVFKCWETVGAFTKCVQEAASSRLRARTQRDARERARRHRHIAHAREHALRDLASN, encoded by the exons ATGGGCGCTGCTCAATCAGTTCGTGCGACGGCCTTCCAGCGACCGAAATCTACCTCCACAGAGTCGTTCATTGACGATGAGCCTGACGATCACCACATCAGCATTTCGAACAAAATG GTGGAGAGATTAGTAGAAGACGCAACGCTGTCGGGCAGCACGACGGTGACGTCACAGCCCTCGCCGCGCGGCGACTTCAGagacaaaatatacatagagaAACTCAAGTGCATGGATGAGAGCCATTCGGAGATTACAGG AATAACGCTAGAAGATTTGAATGCAATAGCGAATCGTATAGACATGCGCACTGCGAACATGGTGAGCGTGGAGCCTGTATGTGCAGAATGTAAGCAGCGGGTTATCGACTGTTATAACGAAAACAAGAACGGCGCCGATGTTTTTAAGTGCTGGGAGACTGTGG GAGCGTTCACGAAGTGTGTGCAGGAGGCGGCGTCGTCTCGTCTCCGCGCGCGCACGCAGCGCGACGCCCGCGAGCGCGCGCGCCGACACCGACACATCGCGCATGCACGGGAACATGCGCTCAGGGACCTTGCTTCTAACTGA